The Trichosurus vulpecula isolate mTriVul1 chromosome 4, mTriVul1.pri, whole genome shotgun sequence genome contains a region encoding:
- the SLAMF9 gene encoding SLAM family member 9 isoform X1 — MKVPPWLLFFLMLLHPQEGEGQSGEDPDTEELMAVLGESITLPMNIPEGEQIGKIIWIFKSPLATIKEGAAGEPTITVSDPRYKVLVNSPDQIYSLQISNLSKEDEGIYRANIFTEGPLDTITRKFTLHIYRRLPKPKITIYLEISEESMCNVTLKCHVDGSGDDEEYGWTPLGARTIVSDGGSVLHLSWKPGDSDFTSTCVVRNPVSISSHSLQAGHFCTGSRSSSSTSCSPLTKGLFILLLLGILIVGIIVTRILTKNKKTITRIHRQMKLRKNVKRQKMRAKEFPLAGHTSE, encoded by the exons GAGAAGGACAATCTGGAGAGGACCCTGATACAGAAGAGCTCATGGCAGTCCTGGGGGAGTCAATCACTCTCCCCATGAACATCCCAGAAGGTGAACAAATTGGGAAAATTATTTGGATTTTCAAATCACCTCTTGCCACCATTAAGGAAGGAGCCGCTGGAGAGCCCACCATCACTGTATCTGACCCTCGCTATAAGGTCCTAGTGAATAGCCCTGACCAGATCTACTCCCTGCAGATCAGTAACCTGAGCAAGGAGGATGAGGGAATCTACAGAGCAAATATATTCACTGAGGGTCCCCTGGACACCATCACTCGGAAGTTCACCCTACACATCTACC GACGACTTCCAAAGCCCAAAATCACCATATACTTGGAGATCTCAGAGGAGTCCATGTGCAACGTCACCTTAAAATGTCATGTGGATGGGAGTGGAGATGATGAGGAGTACGGCTGGACACCCCTGGGAGCAAGGACTATTGTTTCTGATGGGGGCTCTGTCCTCCACCTCTCCTGGAAGCCTGGAGACAGTGACTTCACTTCTACTTGTGTAGTCAGAAACCCTGTCAGCATCAGTTCCCACTCCCTACAAGCTGGGCATTTCTGCACAG GCTCCAGAAGTTCATCTTCAACATCATGTTCCCCCCTGACAAAGGGACTTTTCATCCTGTTACTCTTAGGGATCTTAATAGTTGGGATTATCGTAACTAGgattttaacaaaaaataaaaagacaatcaCAAGAATTCACAGGCAGATGAAGCTGAGAAAGAATGTCAAGCGACAAAAAATGCGAGCAAAGGAGTTTCCATTAGCAGGTCACACCTCTGAATGA